A window from Rhea pennata isolate bPtePen1 chromosome 1, bPtePen1.pri, whole genome shotgun sequence encodes these proteins:
- the EEF1AKMT1 gene encoding EEF1A lysine methyltransferase 1, protein MDDDDDDVPQLSSHALAALQEFYLEQQQREGMKTSQGFNQYSVGSIEEDWQLSQFWYSDETASCLANEAVTAAGKDGKIACISAPSVYQKLKERDSKDFSVCILEYDRRFSVYGEEFVFYDYNNPLNLPENLLPHSFDIVIADPPYLSEECLQKTAETIRYLTKGKILLCTGAIMEQQAAKHLGVKICKFIPRHSRNLANEFRCYVNYASGLDKLS, encoded by the exons atggatgatgatgatgatgatgttcCCCAGCTTTCATCCCATGCATTGGCTGCCCTCCAGGAGTTCTATTTGGAGCAACAGCAGAGAGAGGGCATGAAGACCTCCCAGGGATTTAATCAATATTCTGTTGGCTCAATAGAAGAAGACTGG cAACTGAGCCAGTTTTGGTACAGTGATGAAACTGCATCATGCCTGGCTAATGAAGCTGTTACCGCAGCTGGAAAAGATGGCAA GATAGCATGTATTAGTGCACCAAGTGTGTACCAGAAACTGAAAGAACGGGATAGCAAAGATTTCTCAGTGTGTATACTGGAATATGACAGAAGGTTTTCTGTATATGGAGAAGAATTTGTCTTCTATGATTATAACAATCCTTTGAACTTGCCTGAAAATCTCCTGCCACACAGTTTTGACATTGTAATAGCAGATCCACCTTATCTCTCTGAGGAGTGTCTTCAGAAAACTGCAGAGACCATCAGATACttaacaaaaggaaagattCTGCTTTGCACAG GTGCAATCATGGAGCAACAAGCAGCAAAGCACCTTGGGGTGAAGATATGCAAGTTTATTCCAAGACACTCTCGAAATTTAGCCAATGAATTTCGATGTTATGTGAACTATGCTTCTGGACTAGACAAACTTTCATAA
- the IL17D gene encoding interleukin-17D: protein MQRGRVRAVRAVLAALLCAALLPPRSDAAKAPKRPARTRTCGERPEELLEQLYGRLTAGMLSAFHHTLQPEPPGRQHNASCPAGGRPAPDRRFRLPVNLRSASPWAYRISYDPTRYPKYIPEAYCLCKGCLMGIFGEENFHFRSTPVYMPTVILRRTSSCAGGRYVYTEDYVTIPVGCTCVPEQEKELESVNSSIDKQEMKLLVNQNKPSSE, encoded by the exons aTGCAGCGAGGCAGGGTAagggct GTGCGGGCGGTGCTGGCGGCGCTGCTGTGcgccgcgctgctgccgccccgTTCGGACGCCGCCAAGGCGCCCAAGCGCCCGGCGCGGACCCGGACCTGCGGCGAGCGGCCcgaggagctgctggagcagctgtACGGGCGGCTGACGGCAGGCATGCTCAGCGCCTTCCACCACACCctgcagccggagccgccgggccgccAGCACAACGCCAGCTGCCCCGCggggggccgcccggcgcccgACAGGAGGTTCCGGCTCCCCGTCAACCTGCGCAGCGCCTCGCCCTGGGCCTACAG AATTTCGTATGATCCCACAAGATATCCTAAATACATTCCTGAAGCATACTGTCTGTGCAAAGGCTGCCTCATGGGAATCTTTGGTGAGGAGAATTTCCACTTCCGCAGCACCCCTGTGTACATGCCGACCGTCATCCTGCGTCGCACCTCCTCCTGCGCCGGAGGCCGCTACGTGTACACGGAGGATTACGTCACCATTCCGGTGGGCTGCACTTGTGTACCTGAGCAAGAAAAAGAGCTTGAAAGTGTAAATTCCAGCATAGATAAGCAAGAAATGAAGCTGCTAGTAAATCAGAACAAGCCGTCGTCAGAATGA